The Halorubrum salinarum region ATCGACGCCCTGCTCCGCTACCTCGAGACGCACGGCGAGGTCGACGACGACCGGCTCCCTGAGTGGGACGAGTTTCAGGAGCTGGCGGCTGACTACGAGGTGCCACTACCACAATGAGACCAACATTCGGACGCGAGTACATCGAGAACGAATTCCAGCGAATCGGGGACGGGCTATCTGAACCGCTCACAGTCTACTTGATCGGTGGTGGCGCGATGTCGCTGCGCGACCTCAAGGGGGCGACGAAAGATATCGACCTTGTCGTACCAGATGGCGACGCGTACGGCCAGCTGTGGGCCGTCTTGATGGACCTCGGGTATGCGGAGGTCCAGTCGCTGGATCCAGATTACCGGGCGCTGGGGGCGACGAGCTGCGTCGAAAACGACGATGGGTGTCGCCTCGACATCTTCAACCAGCAGGTCGCGAACAAGCTCGTGCTCACCGACGGGATGCAAGAGCGCAGCGAGCCGTTCCTCGACACGGATCGACTGACGGTCCGGCTAGTCAGCAACGAGGATATCTTCCTGTTCAAGGCGATCGCAGGCCGCGATGACGACATCGAGGACATGAATATGCTCGTACAGGCTGGTCTCGATTACGACGTCGTCGGGGCTGAACTCGAAGCCCAGATCGAACGCCTGGGGGACGATCAGTTCGCCACGTTCGCGAACGAGGCCCTGGTCGAACTCGAGGAGCGGTACGGAGTGACCACGCCGATCGAGGGCCGCGTTCAGGAGCTGACGAACAGGTACTACCGGGGGCTCGAAGTCCTCCAAGCACTTGACGAGCCGATGACCGTCGACGAACTGGCCGCGGAACTGGAGCTGGATGACGAGGAGGTTCACGACCGGATCGCGTATCTCTCAACGTTCGACCGAGTCCGTCAGGATGGCGACACGGTCCGTCCTGTGGAGTAGCTCAATCGTCGCCCTACGGGGAAGGAAGGCGGCCGTCTGGTCGGGGCACGCGACCCCGTTTGATCTCGTGATCGACGCGACGCAGGTGCTTGCAGCCGCCTTCGGGTGAGCGCTGCTGCCAGTCGGGACAGGTACACGATTCGTCGATGACGTCGACTTCGTACCGGTTCCCGGACGCGGACTGCACCTCGTAGCGGCCACCTTTCGAAAGGAGCGAGACGTCCATCGCTTCGGCGACGGCACGCTTCGTTCGGGGCTCGAAATCGTCCTGTGACTCTGCGTTCTCGTCGACGACCAGTCGGTCGCGAACATCGCCCGTTCGGCCACCGTCGGGAGCGACGGCTTCAGCAGGGCCACTGAGCCGCTCGTGGAGAACCTCCTCCACCGGATGGCCTTCCGGCCACAGGAAGTGGACCTCGCGGCGCTCGCGATGGTCGTAGGAACCGCACGCCGCTGCGCTCCCGGTCCACACTCGCCAGGCACCCAGCGCGGCCATCACGTCGACGATGTCGCGGG contains the following coding sequences:
- a CDS encoding DUF6036 family nucleotidyltransferase, translated to MRPTFGREYIENEFQRIGDGLSEPLTVYLIGGGAMSLRDLKGATKDIDLVVPDGDAYGQLWAVLMDLGYAEVQSLDPDYRALGATSCVENDDGCRLDIFNQQVANKLVLTDGMQERSEPFLDTDRLTVRLVSNEDIFLFKAIAGRDDDIEDMNMLVQAGLDYDVVGAELEAQIERLGDDQFATFANEALVELEERYGVTTPIEGRVQELTNRYYRGLEVLQALDEPMTVDELAAELELDDEEVHDRIAYLSTFDRVRQDGDTVRPVE